A single genomic interval of candidate division WOR-3 bacterium harbors:
- the sppA gene encoding signal peptide peptidase SppA produces the protein MNRRIVILIVALMVLVTILGTALTVGVFLSGVRKEEIPAAGGALGYLTIEGTITDSRETVRQLQSLAKNKQVKGILIRVESPGGGVTAAHEIYSEIKRIREQGKPVVVSMGTVAASGGYYVSTPADVIVANPGTLTGSIGVIMQLPVVRGLLDKLGMRVETIKSREAKDVGSPFREMTDADRRLLQTVVNDVYSQFLEVVSRERKIPLDSLEKIADGRVLTGRQARQFGLVDTLGTFEDAKRILAERCGIRGEPKWVKPRPKLRQLWREFFDEAGERFFGMRNYPQLLYRWF, from the coding sequence ATGAATCGCCGGATTGTGATTCTGATTGTGGCGTTGATGGTGCTGGTAACTATTCTCGGTACCGCGTTAACAGTCGGGGTATTTCTTTCCGGAGTCAGGAAGGAGGAAATACCGGCAGCAGGGGGTGCGCTTGGTTATCTTACCATTGAAGGGACAATAACCGATTCCCGGGAGACGGTACGTCAGCTCCAGTCGCTGGCAAAGAATAAGCAGGTAAAGGGGATTCTGATTCGGGTGGAGAGTCCGGGCGGCGGTGTAACTGCCGCACACGAAATTTACTCCGAGATCAAACGTATCCGGGAGCAGGGTAAGCCGGTGGTGGTGTCAATGGGCACGGTTGCTGCCTCGGGCGGGTATTATGTCTCGACACCGGCCGATGTGATCGTTGCCAACCCCGGTACTCTGACCGGTTCGATCGGGGTAATCATGCAGCTGCCCGTGGTCCGCGGGTTGCTGGACAAGCTCGGAATGCGGGTGGAGACAATCAAGTCCCGGGAGGCAAAGGATGTCGGCTCACCATTCCGGGAGATGACCGATGCTGACCGGCGTCTGCTTCAGACAGTGGTTAATGATGTGTACAGTCAGTTTCTGGAGGTAGTAAGCCGGGAGCGGAAGATTCCGCTTGACAGTCTGGAAAAGATCGCCGATGGCAGAGTTCTGACCGGCAGACAGGCGCGGCAGTTTGGTCTGGTGGATACGCTGGGTACATTTGAGGATGCAAAGCGGATTCTGGCTGAGCGCTGCGGGATCAGGGGCGAGCCGAAGTGGGTTAAACCCCGTCCGAAGCTGCGCCAGCTCTGGCGGGAGTTTTTTGACGAGGCCGGTGAACGGTTTTTCGGGATGCGGAACTATCCCCAGCTTTTATACCGCTGGTTCTGA